TCAAATATTCCCCAGAAAACCTGTTTTTGTTGTTTATTTAAAATTTCCACCAGATCAATCACATAATCTGTGAGTTTTTTATTCATAGAAATTTACTCCTCCTTAAAAGAGCTGGATGATTATACTCAATGAAAATCAAAGAGCAAACTAGGAAACTAGCCGCAGGCTGCTCAAAACACTGTTTTGAGGTTGCAGATAGAGCTGACGAAGTCAGTAACATATGCCTACGGCAAGGCGACGTTGACGCGGTTTGAAGAGATTTTCGAAGAGCATTATATTGTTATTATAACACTTTTTATCCCGTTTGCGATTTGCTACAATCTTTTACTTGCTTTTTCGTAACAGTTTCATAAAAATAAACTGTCGGACAAATCCTGGACAAAGAGCAACAACCATCTGAATGGCAACACTCTTGGCATACTCCATGTAAGAAATTTGCCCTCTCTTCAGCATGCGCTGACGAGCTTGACGATAGAGTTTGAGATAACGCAATCCCCCACGACGCTCAAACATCCCTGCTCCGACACGAACCTGACACAAGATTTGATCCAGATTTCCAGTCTTGGCTCCTGTAGCAATCATATTGAGCCAGAGGAGGTCATCCTCCATATAAAGGCCATCCTCATAGTTGCCTGCCTTGAGAACCATGTCCTTCTTAAACATAACAGTCATGTGGTTAAAGGCACTTCTCATCCTTTGATAAGCTACAATATCTGCATGCTGTGTTGGAACACGACGATAAGAAACGATCTCATCAGGATTGTCAATAAACTCTGCAATATGTCCACCTAATAGATCGAGGTGGTCCTTCTCCATTAGCTGAACCTGTTTCTCAAAACGATCTGGAACAGCTATATCATCCGTATCCATACGGGCAATAATATCATACTGACACTGTAAAACACCGTATCGAAGAGCCAGACCCAAACCTTGATTTTCTTCTAAGGGGCAACGTTTCACTGGAATATTAGACTCAGCTTCAACCTGGTCTAATACCTGATAGAGCTCAGGAGTCAAAGGCCCATCCTCAACCAGAACCAACTCACTCGGTTTCAAGGTTTGATTTTGAATACTATTAATGGCATCTCTCAAAAATGTCGGATTTTCCTTTACATAGACCGACATCAAGACGCTGATTTTTTGCTTTTCAAGCACAGTTTTTCTCCAATATATAGATTTCCTTCCACTATTTTATCATAATTTTCAAGACTTTCCCATTTTTATCTTGAAAGCCCAAAACCTTACTTGACATTATAGGGAAAAAACCTTAAAATAAGCTGTTATTAAAATCAGCTAGAAGAGGTATTATATGAAAAAGCAATCACTCTTTTTTGTTCCAGGTATTATCCTGATTGGTGTTTCCTTGCGGACTCCTTTTACTGTTTTACCCATTATTTTGGGAGATATTTCGCAAGGGTTGGGAGTAGAAGTTAGTTCGCTCGGTGTCTTGACCAGCCTTCCTCTCCTCATGTTTACCCTCTTCTCGCTCTTTTCTACCCGACTGGCTCAGAAAATCGGCTTGGAGCATTTCTTCACCTACAGCCTCTTCTTCTTGACTATCGGTTCTCTCATTCGACTAATCAATCTGCCCCTCCTCTATCTAGGAACCTTGATGGTTGGGGCAAGTATCGCAGTCATCAATGTTCTGCTTCCTAGTCTTATCCAAGCCAATCAGCCAAAGAAGATTGGTTTTCTGACCACCTTATATGTAACGTCTATGGGGATTGCGACAGCTCTGGCTTCCTATCTAGCTGTGCCCATTACACAAGCTAGTTCTTGGAAAGGACTTATCCTCCTCCTCACCCTGCTCTGTCTAGCAACTTTTTTGGTCTGGTTGCCAAATCACCGCTATAATCACAGACTGGCTCCACAAACCAAACAAAAAAGCCAAACAAAGGTCATGCATAATAAACAGGTCTGGGCAGTGATTGTCTTTGCAGGTTTTCAATCCTTGCTCTTTTACACTGCTATGACCTGGCTACCTACCATGGCTATCCATGCAGGCCTATCCAGTCACGAAGCTGGCTTGCTGACCTCTATCTTCTCTCTGATTAGCATTCCTTTTTCAATGACCATCCCAAGCCTGACAACCAGCTTGTCAACCCGCAACCGTCAGCTCATGCTTACTCTGGTTTCACTGGCTGGTATGGTCGGCATTTCCATGCTCTTTTTCCCAGTCGGTAATTTCTTTTACTGGCTTGCCATCCATCTCCTCATCGGAACCGCAACAAGCGCCCTCTTCCCTTATCTCATGGTCAACTTTTCACTCAAGACAAGCGCCCCTGAAAAGACTGCCCAATTGTCTGGCTTATCTCAAACAGGAGGCTATATCCTAGCAGCCTTTGGCCCAACCCTCTTTGGTTACAGTTTTGACCTCTTCCACTCTTGGGTACCAGCTGTAGCTGCTCTCTTGCTCGTCGATATCATCATGACTGTGGCCCTCTTTACAGTGGACAGAGCTGATAAAATCCTCTAAACTTCTAGTTTTGGCTAGAAGTTTTTTATATATAAAAATTTTACACATTCCTCTTGACAGGGCTTTCTTTTAGATGTACAATGTATGTGTAGAAAAATTATATATAAAAATCTTACACATTAGAAAAGGAGGTTCCCCATGTACTTTCCAACATCCTCTGCCTTGATTGAATTTCTCATCTTGGCCGTACTGGAGCAGGATGATTCTTATGGTTATGAGATTAGCCAAACCATTAAGCTGATCGCTAATATCAAAGAATCTACACTCTATCCTATCCTAAAAAAATTGGAAGGCAATAGCTTTCTGACAACCTATTCTAGAGAGTTCCAAGGTCGCATGCGCAAATACTACTCCTTGACAAACGGTGGTATAGAACAGCTCTTGACCCTAAAAGATGAATGGACACTCTATACAGACACCATCAATGGCATCATAGAAGGGAGTATCCGCCATGACAAGAACTG
This portion of the Streptococcus mitis B6 genome encodes:
- a CDS encoding glycosyltransferase, whose amino-acid sequence is MLEKQKISVLMSVYVKENPTFLRDAINSIQNQTLKPSELVLVEDGPLTPELYQVLDQVEAESNIPVKRCPLEENQGLGLALRYGVLQCQYDIIARMDTDDIAVPDRFEKQVQLMEKDHLDLLGGHIAEFIDNPDEIVSYRRVPTQHADIVAYQRMRSAFNHMTVMFKKDMVLKAGNYEDGLYMEDDLLWLNMIATGAKTGNLDQILCQVRVGAGMFERRGGLRYLKLYRQARQRMLKRGQISYMEYAKSVAIQMVVALCPGFVRQFIFMKLLRKSK
- a CDS encoding CynX/NimT family MFS transporter, translated to MKKQSLFFVPGIILIGVSLRTPFTVLPIILGDISQGLGVEVSSLGVLTSLPLLMFTLFSLFSTRLAQKIGLEHFFTYSLFFLTIGSLIRLINLPLLYLGTLMVGASIAVINVLLPSLIQANQPKKIGFLTTLYVTSMGIATALASYLAVPITQASSWKGLILLLTLLCLATFLVWLPNHRYNHRLAPQTKQKSQTKVMHNKQVWAVIVFAGFQSLLFYTAMTWLPTMAIHAGLSSHEAGLLTSIFSLISIPFSMTIPSLTTSLSTRNRQLMLTLVSLAGMVGISMLFFPVGNFFYWLAIHLLIGTATSALFPYLMVNFSLKTSAPEKTAQLSGLSQTGGYILAAFGPTLFGYSFDLFHSWVPAVAALLLVDIIMTVALFTVDRADKIL
- a CDS encoding PadR family transcriptional regulator, with amino-acid sequence MYFPTSSALIEFLILAVLEQDDSYGYEISQTIKLIANIKESTLYPILKKLEGNSFLTTYSREFQGRMRKYYSLTNGGIEQLLTLKDEWTLYTDTINGIIEGSIRHDKN